From Mycobacterium colombiense CECT 3035:
CGCCAACACCAGGCTGCGCAGCGACGCGCTGCCGGGGGCCGTTCTTCAGGGCGCGCGCATCGGGCGAGCCGGATGCGCGGTGAAGGAGCGCCAGGCCGAACTCGATGAGCTGGCGAGAAAGTTAGCGAAACCCGAGCTGTAGCGGCCCGGGCGGATCTCGGCGGTTCAAGCCAGTGGGCCCGCGACGTCGGCACCCCGCCGGTTTGCCGATGTCATGCCACGCGTTTTGCCAGGTCGACCGGCGTCGTTACCCGCAGACGCCGAAAGCGACAGATAACGTTTTTATAAACACGGCATTACTTGTGGATTCCGACATCCGCCGCACGGCCGCAAAGACTGACGCGGTTGCGCTACCGGCGAGTAACTACGTGAGCCGGCCATGAATGGCGTTGGGCGATCGGGCCCGCCAATCTCGGCGGGGGCGCCGGTCTGCAATGCCCGCCATTTCCCGCTCGTTCTCGCCAGTCACGGCTCGCACCGGCCAACCCGGCTCCGGCGGCTCGAAGTAGTCTTACCTGGCCCGTGACGCTGCCGCCGATGGACCGGTGAGGTCGGGCGGATCCACAGCCGATACGCGAAGCCGGAGGTGCCCGATGGCCCAGTCCGAAGTCATCCATTACCACGTCACCAACCGCGTCGCGCTCATCACCGTCAACGATCCCGATCGCCGCAACGCGATCACGGCCGAGTCGTCCGCGCACCTGCGCCAGGCCGTCGAGCGGGCCGAAGCCGACCCCGACGTGCACGCGGTGGTGGTCACCGGGGCGGGCAAGGCGTTCTGCGCGGGCGCCGATCTCGCTGCCCTCGGCGCTGCCGGCGGCGGAGCGGCCGAGACGGGCCTGCAACAGCTTTATGACGGTTTCATGGCCGTCGGCGGTTGCCGGCTGCCCACCATCGCCGCGGTCAACGGCGCCGCGGTGGGCGCGGGGCTGAATCTGGCCCTGGCGGCCGACGTGCGCATCGCCGGACCGGCCGCCGTTTTCGACGCGCGATTCCAGAAGCTGGGGCTCCACCCCGGCGGCGGTGCGACGTGGATGCTGCAGCGCGCGGTCGGCCCGCAGGTCGCCCGGGCGGCCCTGCTGTTCGGCATGCGCTTCGACGCCGACGCCGCCGTGCGACACGGCTTGGCACTGACCGTGGCCGACGATCCGGTCGCCGCGGCGCTGGAGCTGGCCGCCGGCCCGGCGGCGGCTCCGCGGGAAGTGGTGCTGGCGACCAAGGCCACCATGCGCGCCACCGTCAGCCCGGGATCGCTGGACAACGAGCAGCACGAACTCGCGATGCGCGCCGAACTCGGGCCGCAGTCCTATTCCATCCAATCACCGGAATTCGCAGAGCGTTTGGCCGCTGCGCAACGCCGCTAGAGCCGCGAGAGCTACAGATCCAGTAGCGCGGTTTCGGGTGACTCGATCAGATCCCTGAGCTCGCAGACGAATCGGGCGGCCTGGGCGCCGTCGGCGATGCGATGGTCGAACACACACGTCAACGACATCGTCGGGCGCGCGACGATCTCTGCGCCCCGCACGACGGGCCGCGGCTTGATCGCACCCATGCCCAGGATGGCCGCTTCGGGATGGTTGATCACCGGCACCCCGTCGTCCGCGCCCAGCGCCCCGAAATTCGTCACGGTGAACGTCGAGCCCCGCAATTCCCCGGGCCCCAGGCTGCCCGCACGCGCACCGGAGATCAATTCAGCTGCGCGGCCGGCTAATTCGCGAGTGGTCTTGGTGTGGGCGTCGACGACCACCGGGACGAGCAGCCCGCGTTCGGTGGCCGTGGCGATGCCCAGGTGCACCCGGTGATCGACGCGCACCTGCGGCCCCTGCGGGGAGTCGGCCCAGGTCGAGTTCAGCATCTCGTGGTGACGCAGCGCGATGACAAGCAAACGCAGCACGAGCGCGAACGGCGTGATGGTCTCCTCCGCCGACCGGAACCGGCCGGAGAGCCGGACCAGCTCGGTGCAGTCGACCTCGACACCGACCTTGGCCGCGGGAATCTCCCTGTGCGACAGCGTCATTCTCTCCGCCATCCGGGCCTGCACACCCAGGACCGGCCGAACGTCGGCGCCGTTGCCGTTGCCGCGGGCCGCCGACAACACGTCCTCCCGGGTGATGATGGCACCGGCGCCGTGCTGCACCGAGTTGAGGTCCACCATCAACTCCTTGGCCAACTTGCGCACCGGAGGGGCGGCGAGCGGACGGGTGGTGCGCCGGCTGGTGTCGATGCCGGAGTCGGCGCCATAACCGACCAACGTGGGCGCCTCGGTTTCGACTGACGGCAGGTCACCGTCCAGCGGCGCCGTGTCGATCCGCAGCAACACCGCCCCGACGTCGATCACATCGCCTTCGGCGCCGTTGCGTTCGACGATCCGCCCGGCGTACGGGCTCGGGATCTCCACTTCGGCCTTGGCGGTCTCCACCGTGCACAGCAGCTGATTGAGTTCGACGTCGTCGCCGACCGCCACGTGCCATTGGGTCACCGTGACTTCTTCCAGTCCCTCGCCGAGGTCGGGGACCCGAAACGACTTGACCCGCTCGTCGCTCATGGCTGCGCCAACACCCGTTCGACGCAATCCAGCAGCCGGTCGGGACCGGGCAGCCACCACTTCTCCAGCCGCGCCGGCGGGTACGGGGTGTCAAACCCGCAGGCGCGCAACACCGGCGCCTCCAGCTCGTAGAACAACTCCTCCTGAATTCGGGCGGCCAGACCGGCCCCATACCCCAGGCTGCGCGGCCCCTCGTGCATCACCACGCAACGCCCGGTGCGGTGGATCGACGAGGCGACGGTGTCGAAATCCAGCGGCACCAGCGACCGCAGATCGATGACCTCCAGGCTCCAACCACGTTCCCGCTGCGCGTCTTCCGCGGTATTGACCGCCGTGCCGACCAGGCTGCCGTAGGTCACGACGGTCACGTCGGCGCCGGGGCGGCGCACCATCGCCTGGCCGATCGGCGGTTCGGGCCGGGTGACGTCGACCAGGCCGCGACCCTGATACCGGCGCTTGGGCTCCAAATACATGACCGGATCCGGACAGGTGATCGCGTGGCGCAGCAGCCAATACGCGTCGGCCGGGCTGGACGGCACCACCACTTTCAGGCCGGCGGTGTGGGCCCAGTACGACTCGGTGGAGTCCGAATGATGCTCGGCGGCACCGATTCCCCCGAATGACGGGATGCGGACCGTCACCGGCATGTTGATTTCGCCGCGGGTGCGCGTGCGGTACTTGGCCAGGTGGCTGACCACCTGATCGAATGCCGGATAGGAAAACCCGTCGAACTGGATCTCGGGTACCGGCACGAAGCCGCGCAGCGCCAGCCCCACCGCGATCCCGATGATGGCGGACTCGGCCAGTGGCGTGTCAAAGCAGCGGCTTTCGCCGAACGCCGAGGCCAGTCCCTCGGTAACCCGAAACACCCCGCCCTCGACCGAGACGTCCTCGCCGAACACCAGCACCCGGTCATCGGCGGCCATCGCGTCGTGCAGCGCGCGGTTGAGCGCCTGCACCATGGTCAACGACTGCGCGACGTCCTGCACTGCCGCGGTGAGTGTTTCGTCGTGGCCGGCCGGGCGATCAGCGAGCTGGGTCATGGACGCCTCTCAATCACTTCGGTCGAGTTCGGCCCGCAGCTGCCTGCGCTGCGCCTGTAGTCCCGGCGTGATCTCGGCGTACACCGACGTGAACACCTCGTCGATGTCGAAATCGGGTGCGTCGAACACTGCGTCGCGCAATTCGGCCCGCATCCGCTTCGCGCGGGCGGCGACCCGTTCTTCCAGTCGCTGCGACCACAGGCCCTGCCCTTGCAGGTAATTGCGGTACCGCGCGATCGGTTCCAGCGCGGCCCAGTGGTCGACTTCGTCTTGCGTGCGGTACCGACTCGGATCATCGGATGTGGTGTGCGGGGCCAGGCGGTAGGTGACCGCCTCGATCAATGTCGGGCCGCCGCCGGCGCGGGCGCGTGCGGCGGCCTCGGCGGTCACCGCATAGCAGGCCAACACGTCATTGCCGTCCACCCGGATTCCGGGCATACCGTAGCCGATTGCCTTGTGCGCCAATGACGGAGCGGCGGTCTGCTTGGATATCGGCACCGAGATCGCCCACTGGTTGTTCTGCACGAAAAACACGCAGGGCGTGGTGAACACTGCCGCGAAGTTCAGCGCCTCGTGAACATCCCCCACGCTGGTGGCACCGTCGCCGAGGAACGCCATGGTCACCGAATCCTCGCCCAGGCGTTGGGCGGCCATCGCCGCCCCCACCGCGTGCAGGGTCTGGGTGCCGATCGGAATCGACAGCGGGGCGCAGCACTTCTTGGTGAAGTCCAGGCCGCCATGCCAGGTTCCGCGCCACGCGGCCCCCACGTGCCCTGGCGGGATGCCGCGCACCAAAAATGCTCCGAGTTCCCGGTATTGGGGAAACAACCAGTCCGTCTTGCGCAGGCAGGCCGCGGCACCGACCTGGGCGGCTTCCTGCCCGTGGCAGGAGGCGAACAGCCCTAGCTCGCCTTGCCGCTTGAGGTTGACGAATTCGCCGTCCAGCTCGCGGGTGACCACCATCATCTCGTAGAGCCAGCTCAGCGTCTCCGCGGGAAGCTCACGGCTGTAGCGATCTTCGGGCGTCGGTGAGCCATCGGGCGCGACGAGCTGCACCGGCTCGAGATCGACAGTCATCGGCACCGAAGACACTTGCGCCACACCGCCTCCCTCGCCGGGGTGCCGCGTGGCCCGATGAGCCACAGCGGATCCCGGCACACGGTCAGCCGGGACCTACCGCGAGCGGAGATCAATCGCCAGTTACACGAAAGGCTTCGCTCGCCGCGACACTGACGTACTCCCCATTATGCGCTCAAATGAGAAGAGACCGGGCTGATTGCGACGACGCCGCAGCGTGTCGCGCCTCGCCGCGCGGGCCTGCCCCGGTGTCACTCGGGGACGGTCTCACCCGCCCTGCGCAATGTCATCTGCGCGTGCTTGAGCACCGGCGAGTCGACCATCTGCCCCTCGAACGCGAAGACCCCGCGCTCGGAGCGCGCCGCCGCCAGCACCCGTCGTGCCCAGTCCAGCCGCTCCTCGCTGGGGCGATACGCCGCGCGCACCACCGCGATCTGGCTCGGGTGGATGCACACCGTTCCGGCGAAGCCCAGCGCGACGGCGTCCTCGGCCTCGTCCCGCAGGCCGTCGAGGTCCCGGATGTCCAGGTGCACCGCGTCGAGCGCGACCCTGCCGAAGGTGGACGCCGTGAGCAGGGCCGTCGACCGGACGTGATGGGCGACGTCGCGGTAGCTGCCGTCGGCCTTGCGGCTGGAGCTGCCGCCGAGCGTGGCGACCAGGTCCTCGGCGCCCCACATCAGCGCGACGGTGCCCGGTGCCGCCGCGATCTCGGTGGCGAACACCGCACCGCGCGGCGTCTCCAGCAGCGCGATCACCTCGCGCGGCGCCAGTGCCGTCACCTGGGCGGCGGATTCGGTCTTGGACAGCATCACGGTGGTGTACGCGGTGCCGGCGAGGGCCTCGAGGTCGAGCGGGTATTCGGCGGTGTCGGCCGCGTTGATCCGCACCACGGTGCGCTCGGGGTCCAGCGGCGTCTCCCGCAACGCCTTGCGCGCCGCGGGCTTGTCCGCCTCGGCCACGCCGTCCTCGAGGTCGAGGATCACCACGTCGGCGGCGGCGGCGGCCTTGGCGAAGCGTTCTGGACGGTCGGCCGGGCAGAACAGCCAGCCGGGCCCAGCGGCTTGCAGGTTCACGCGGTCCCCTCCTCGCTCGGGCGCTTTTGCACCAGCGTGGTGCGCACGGCCCGCGCGACGACGTCGCCGTGCTGGTTGCGCCCCGTGTGCTCGAGGGTGACGATGCCCTCGCCGGGCCGGCTCTTCGATTCGCGCTTGCCCGTGCACACGGTCTCCGCGTACAGGGTGTCGCCGTGGAACACCGGCTTGGGGAAGGACACCTCGGAGAAGCCCAGGTTGGCCACGATGGTGCCGAGCGTCAGCTGCGACACCGACAATCCCACCACAGTGGACAGGGTGAACATGGAGTTCACCAGCCGTTCGCCGCGAAAGCCCGGCTGCTCGGCCGCCCACGCCGCGTCGAGGTGCAGCGACTGGGTGTTCATGGTCAGCGTGGTGAACAAGACGTTGTCGGCCTCGGTGACCGTCCGGCCGGGGCGGTGCAGGTAGGTGGTGCCGATCTCGTACTCCTCAAACCACAAGCCGCGCTGGACAACCGACTTGCCGCCTTGGTCGGTCACGAGAGCCCCAGCGATCGCGCGATCAGCATCAACTGCACTTCGGTGGTCCCTTCGCCGATTTCGAGGATCTTGCTGTCGCGGTAGTGCCGCGCCACCGGATATTCGTTCATGAAGCCGTAGCCCCCGTGGATCTGGGTCGCGTCGCGGGCGTTGTCCATCGCCGCCTCCGAGGCGATCATCTTCGCGATAGCCGCCTCCTTCTTGAAGGGTTTGCCCGCCAACATCTTTGCCGCCGCATCGTAGTAGGCGGTGCGCGCCACGTGGGCCCGCGCCTCCATCCGCGCGATCTTGAAGCTGATCGCCTGGTAGGCGCCGATCGGCTGGCCGAACGCCTGGCGTTCCTTGGCGTACTTGACGCTTTCGTCGACGCAGCCCTGCGCCGCTCCGGTCGCCAGCGCGGCGATCGCGATGCGGCCCTCGTCCAGGATCGACAGGAAACCCGAGTAGCCGGTGCCGCGGGCACCCAGCAGGTTCTCCTCCGGGACGCGGGCGTCGTCGAAGCTGAGCGGGTGGGTGTCCGACGCGTTCCAGCCGACCTTGCTGTACACCGGTTCGACGGTGAATCCCGGTGTGCCGCTGGGCACGATGATCGAGGAGATCTCCTTCTTGCCGTTCGCGGCGGTTCCGGTGACGGCGGTGACGGTGACCAGCGAGGTGATGTCGGTGCCGGAGTTGGTGATGAATTGCTTGCTGCCGTTGATCACCCAGTCGCCGTTGTCGAGGCGCGCGGTGGTGCGGGTCCCGCCGGCGTCCGAGCCCGCCCCGGGCTCGGTGAGCCCGAAGCCGGCGAGCGCGCGGCCGGCGGTCAGGTCCGGCAGCCACTTCTGCTTTTGCTCCTCGGTGCCGAACCGGTAGATCGGCATCGCGCCGAGGCTGGCGCCGGCCTCCAGCGTGATGGCCACCGACTGGTCGACCTTGCCGAGTTCCTCGAGCGCCAGCGACAACGCGAAGTAGTCGCCGCCCATGCCGCCGTACTCCTCGGGGAACGGCAGGCCGAACAGGCCCATCTCGCCCATCTTGGCCACGACTTCGTACGGGAAGCTGTGCTCCTCATCGTGTTTGGCCGACACCGGGGCAACCACGGTGCGCGCGAACTCCGCGACCGTGTCGCGAAGGTCCTGATACTCCTTGGGTAACGCCCCCGCGGTAATGGATGTGGTCATGATGCGTCCTTACTCGAATCGGCTGCCGCGCTGGGCTCTTCGGGCACCAGCCGGGCCAGCACCTGATCCACCGTCACCTGGTCGCCGACGGAGACCAGCACCTCCACCTGACCGGAAACCGGTGCGGCAAGCGAATGTTCCATCTTCATCGCCTCGACGACGACCACCACGTCGCCCTCGGAAACGTCGGTGCCCGAAGATGCCTGAACCGCGATCACGCTGCCGGGCATCGGGCTGACGATCTCGGCCCGCTGCGCGCCCGCGGCGCGGTGGATCTTGTTCTCCTCGGCCTCACGCAGGTGCCAGGTTCCACGCTCGTCGGCGATCCAGAGGTGCCGGTCGGCCTCGGCCCAACGGTAGTCCCGTCGCACCCCGTCCAGTGTCACGCTCATCCGCGTCGCCTCGACTTGTGCTGCGGCGGAGAGTGTTTCGCCCTCACCGACCTGCACTGTGGCCGCCTCGGGCGGCCCCCACACCGAGACCGTCTCACTGCGCAGCGGGGTGCGCATGTCGGTGCGAACCGGGGCCGGGCTACCCCCCACGCGCCAGCCCGTCGGCGCCGCCCAGGCGTTGCCCGCGAAGCGGCGAGCCCACAGCGCCAAGGCCGATTGCCGATAGAGGCCCGCCGCCGCCAGCACGTCGTCGGGGGCCGGCAGCGGGGCGTAGTCGGCCAGCCGCTCGTCCAGCAGCGCGGTGTCCAGGTCGCCGGCCTGCACCCGCTCGTCGGCGAGCAGGAACCGGAGGAATTCGATGTTGGTCACCACACCCAGGATCGCGGTTCGGCTCAACGCCCGGTCGAGCTTCGCCAGCGCCTCGGCGCGGTCGCCGCCGTGGGCGATCACCTTGCTCAGCATCGGGTCGTAGTCGCTGCCGACCAGCGTGCCCGCCAGCAGCGAGGAGTCGACCCGCACACCAGCACCGGACGGCTCGGACACCTGCAGCACCCGCCCACCCGTCGGCAGGAAGCCCCGGGCCGGATCCTCGGCATACACCCGGGCCTCGATGGCGTGCCCGCGCAGTTCGATGTCGTCCTGGGCGAATCCCAGCTTCTCCCCGGCGGCCACCCGAAGCTGCCACTCGACCAGGTCCAGCCCGGTGACGGCCTCGGTGACCGGATGCTCGACCTGCAGGCGGGTGTTCATCTCCATGAAGAAGAACTCGTCGGGCCGGTCCGCGGAGACGATGAACTCGACGGTGCCCGCGCCGACGTACTCGACGCTGCGCGCGGTGTTGCAGGCGGCCGCCCCGATGCGCGCCCGCGTCGCCTCGTCGAGCAGCGGCGACGGCGCCTCCTCGATCACCTTCTGGTGACGGCGCTGCAGGCTGCATTCGCGCTCGGCGAGGTGCACGACGTTGCCGTGCGTGTCCGCGAGCACCTGGACCTCGATGTGCCTGGGCCGCAACACGAATCGCTCCAGGAACAGGGTGTCGTCCCCGAACGACGACGCCGCCTCGCGCCGCGCGCCCACCAGCGCCTCGCGCAGCCTGCCCGGTTCCTCCACCAACCGCATGCCCTTGCCGCCACCGCCGGCCGACGGTTTGATCAGCACCGGGTATCCGACCTCGTCCGCGGCCGCGACCAGCTCGTCGTCGCTCAGCCCGGGCCTGGCGACACCGGGCACCACCGGGACGTCGAAGGCGGCCACGGCGTTCTTGGCGGTGATCTTGTCGCCCATCACCTGGATCGCCTGGGCCGGCGGCCCCAGGAACACCACCCCGGCCCGCTCGCAGGCCGCGGCGAAATCGGCGTTCTCGGAGAGGAATCCGTAGCCGGGGTGGATCGCTTGCGATCCGGTGCGCGCGGCCGCCCCGACGACCTTGTCGATGTTCAGGTAGCTCTCGCGCGCCGCCGCGGGGCCCAGCCGCACCGCTTCGTCGGCCTCGAGCACGTGCCGCGCGCTCTCGTCGGGATCGCTGTAGACGGCGACCGAGCGGATGCCCAGCCGGCGCAGGGTCCGGATCACGCGCACCGCGATCTCGCCGCGGTTGGCCACTAGTACGGTCTCGAACACTGCACTCACATCCGAAAGACGCCGTAGGAGACGGGTTCCAGCGGCGCTTGGGCGCACACCGAAAGAGCCAGCCCGACAAAGGTTCTGGTGTCGGCGGGGTCGATGATCCCGTCGTCCCACAGCCGGGCCGTGGAATAGTAGGGGTTGCCCTGACTTTCGTACTGCTCGCGAATGGGCGCCTTGAACGCCTCTTCCTCATCGGCCGACCACGGCTTGCCCGCGCCGGCGAGTTGCTCGCCGCGCACGGTGGCCAGCACCGACGCGGCCTGTTCTCCGCCCATCACCGAGATGCGGGCGTTGGGCCACATCCACAGGAAACGCGGCGAATACGCCCGGCCGCACATCGAATAGTTGCCGGCTCCATAGGATCCACCGATTACCACGGTCAGCTTGGGCACTCGCGCGCAGGCCACGGCGGTGACCATCTTGGCGCCGTGCTTGGCGATGCCGCCGGCCTCGTAGTCACGGCCGACCATGAAGCCGGCGATGTTCTGCAAGAACAGCAGCGGGATCTTGCGCTTGTCGCACAACTCGATGAAATGCGCGCCCTTCAGGGCGGATTCGCTGAAGAGCACGCCGTTGTTGGCCACGATGCCCACGGGGTGGCCGTGAATGTGGGCGAACGCGGTCACCAGCGTCTTGCCGTAGTTGGCCTTGAATTCGCTGACTTCGCCGCCGTCGACCAGTCGCACGATGACCTCGTGCACGTCGTAGGGCACCCGCGGATCCGGGGGAACGACGTCGTAGAGCTCCGTCTGGGCGCACCGGGGCGGGACCGGGGATCGCACCTCCCACGGGCTGGGCCCGCGCGGGCCGAACGTGGCCGCGATCGCGCGCACGATCCGCAGCGCGTGCTCGTCGTCCTCGGCGAGGTGGTCGGTGACGCCGGAGACCCGGGAGTGCAGGTCGCCGCCGCCGAGGTCTTCGGCCGACACGATCTCGCCGGTCGCCGCCTTGACCAGGGGCGGACCCCCCAGGAAGATGGTGCCCTGCTCGCGGACGATGACGGCCTCGTCGCTCATGGCGGGCACGTAGGCGCCGCCGGCCGTGCAGGAACCGAGCACGGCGGCCACTTGCGGAATCTCCTTGGCGCTCATGGTCGCCTGGTTGTAGAAGATGCGCCCGAAGTGCTCGCGGTCGGGGAAGACCTCGTCCTGGCGGGGCAGGAACGCACCCCCCGAGTCCACCAGGTAGATGCACGGGAGCCGATTCTGCAGCGCCACCTCTTGGGCGCGCAGATGCTTTTTGACCGTCATCGGGTAGTAGGTGCCGCCCTTGACCGTCGCGTCGTTGGCCACGATCACGCACTCGCGATCCGACACGCGGCCGATGCCGGTGATGATCCCGGCCCCGGGAGATTCGTCGCCGTACATGCCGTCCGCGGCCAGCGGGGAGAGCTCCAAAAACGGGCTGCCCGGGTCGAGGAGGCGGTCCACCCGTTCGCGGGGCAGCAGTTTGCCGCGGCTGACGTGACGTTCCCGTGCGCGCTCGTTGCCACCCAATGCGGCCGCCGCCAGCTTGGCGTTCAACTCGCCCACCAGCCGGCGGTGCTCATCGGCGAACGACGCCTCGGCCTTGGCGGGTGAGGTCACCACGTTGTCCATCGCCGCAGCAGCCTCCTTGCCGTCGTGCGGGCGCGCTTTGAGTTAATGCTCATTAACTCAAGGGCCGAGAATACCATTGCCGTCGTTAGCGGTCCAGGGAGCACCGCGGCCGGCACAAATCCCGAGTTAATCGTGAATAACTCGTGCTAGGTTGGGGCCAGTTGACCAGACGGAGGTCCGTCATGACAGCGTCCGCCTCCGAGGGCCAGGCCGGTCCCGCTGACGCCCCAAATCGCCGAAGTCAGTTGAAGTCCGACCGTCGGCTACAACTGCTGTCCGCCGCCGAGCGATTGTTCGCCGAGCGCGGGTTCCTCGCGGTGCGGCTGGAAGACATCGGGGCGGCCGCCGGGGTGAGCGGTCCGGCCATCTACCGGCATTTCCCGAACAAGGAGTCGCTGCTGGTCGAGTTGCTGGTGGGCATCAGCACCCGGCTGCTCGCCGGCGCCCGGCAGGTGCAGGCGGGCAGCCGCGACGCGGCCGCGGCCCTCGACGGGCTGATCGACTTCCATCTGGACTTCGTGTTCAACGAGCCCGACCTGATTCGCATCCAGGATCGCGACCTCGCATACCTGCCGGCGGCCGCCGAAAAGCAGGTGCGCAAATCCCAGCGGCAATACGTCGAGGTCTGGGTGGGCGTGCTGCGGGAGCTCAACCCGGAGCTGGCCGAGGCCGATGCCCGGCTGGCCGCGCACGCCGTGTTCGGGCTGCTGAACTCGACGCCGCACAGCATGAAATCCCCGGATACCTCGCGCAGCAAGACCGTCCGCGCGGCGAGGTCACGCGCCGTGATGCGGGCGATGACAGTGGCCGCGCTCGCGGCCGGAAATCAGTGCCCGTGAGCGCTGCGCCGTAAGGTGACTCAGGGGCTTAACACCGAGCCCAGGTACCCTGCAAGCCATGAGGTGGACATGAACGATTCACGTCCCACCGAGCGGTTTCCTACATCGCGGCCGGGGCCACAGCCACCGAGGTACGCGCCGCCGGCCGACCCCGCGTACGCCGACCAGATGCCCTACGCGCAGAGCTACGGCGGGGCGACGCCGCCCTGGGCGCCCACCCCGAACGACGCGAACACCACCAAGCAGCTGCCCGCGTACTGGCAGCAGGACCTGCCCCCGTCGGGCGACCTGCCGCCGGACCTGGCTCCCCCGCCGCCCAGCGGCCCGAAATCGTCACGCTGGTTGTGGCTCGGCGCCGGCGCGGCGGTGCTGCTGGTCGTCGCGCTGGTGATTGCCCTGGTGCTGGCGAACAACGCGATCAAGACCCAGACCGCCGTCCCGCCGCTGCCGGCGATGCCG
This genomic window contains:
- a CDS encoding carboxyl transferase domain-containing protein, whose protein sequence is MTSPAKAEASFADEHRRLVGELNAKLAAAALGGNERARERHVSRGKLLPRERVDRLLDPGSPFLELSPLAADGMYGDESPGAGIITGIGRVSDRECVIVANDATVKGGTYYPMTVKKHLRAQEVALQNRLPCIYLVDSGGAFLPRQDEVFPDREHFGRIFYNQATMSAKEIPQVAAVLGSCTAGGAYVPAMSDEAVIVREQGTIFLGGPPLVKAATGEIVSAEDLGGGDLHSRVSGVTDHLAEDDEHALRIVRAIAATFGPRGPSPWEVRSPVPPRCAQTELYDVVPPDPRVPYDVHEVIVRLVDGGEVSEFKANYGKTLVTAFAHIHGHPVGIVANNGVLFSESALKGAHFIELCDKRKIPLLFLQNIAGFMVGRDYEAGGIAKHGAKMVTAVACARVPKLTVVIGGSYGAGNYSMCGRAYSPRFLWMWPNARISVMGGEQAASVLATVRGEQLAGAGKPWSADEEEAFKAPIREQYESQGNPYYSTARLWDDGIIDPADTRTFVGLALSVCAQAPLEPVSYGVFRM
- a CDS encoding MmpS family transport accessory protein → MDMNDSRPTERFPTSRPGPQPPRYAPPADPAYADQMPYAQSYGGATPPWAPTPNDANTTKQLPAYWQQDLPPSGDLPPDLAPPPPSGPKSSRWLWLGAGAAVLLVVALVIALVLANNAIKTQTAVPPLPAMPETSPETTTTSPHRSPSLIPAPIPPTSGPELPPETTGPAAMQDVVYTVSGEGRAISIMYIDTGGLIQTEFNVALPWSKEVSLSKSANHPANVTVVNIGHSVTCTLTVDGVQVSKRVGGGLTICDARG
- a CDS encoding SACE_7040 family transcriptional regulator; the protein is MTASASEGQAGPADAPNRRSQLKSDRRLQLLSAAERLFAERGFLAVRLEDIGAAAGVSGPAIYRHFPNKESLLVELLVGISTRLLAGARQVQAGSRDAAAALDGLIDFHLDFVFNEPDLIRIQDRDLAYLPAAAEKQVRKSQRQYVEVWVGVLRELNPELAEADARLAAHAVFGLLNSTPHSMKSPDTSRSKTVRAARSRAVMRAMTVAALAAGNQCP